The nucleotide sequence AACTGACCTCGCCGCGTGCAGGCCAGATGGAAGGAATCGTGACGGAGACACCAGTCAAGGCATAGGGCGTATTGCCATAAGGCAGAAGCGCGGCCATTTCCTGCTGCTGCGCCTCCAAAACCTGCTTGAGCTGCTGCAGGCTGGCGCGGCGAACAGCCACGCGTTTCTCGATATTTTCAAGCGCCGCATCGACATTTTCCGCCTGCAGCTTTGTAATTGGTCCGCCCTGCCCGTCCTGTGCCCCTGCTGCAGCATCCGCTCCATCTGCAGGCGCTCCCGCCGTATCGGGAGCGGCAACTGTCCCCGACATGCGACGCAAGTCGTTTTCCATCTGCGTCAATTCATCCAATTCCTGCTGCAGGCCATCCGCTTTCTTCGAAAGCTGCAAAAGCTGCTCCTGCTGCATATTGCTGATCTGACGCATCTTTTCCAATTCGGTGTCATCGCTCTTGACAAAAAATGTCGTATAAAGCGAATAGGAAAGCGTCACACAGGAAATCAGCAAAACGACGAAGAAAGAGATGATACCAATCTTCGCCATCTTTGCAGAAAGATGTATCGTATGAATGGTATCAGAAACATCGGGCACAATCTTGATGGTGAACCCATTTTCCTTATGCAAAAGCCCATCTCCAAACTGCACGGAAGACCCCTCTTCCATTGAACAAACTACACGCACAAACGTCCACTTTGTGGACATTGTGCGCCGCCCTTACATGAAAGAACCAATCAGTCTGCGCCCTCTGGGCTTGACTTCTTGGACTTTCATGGTAAACTTTCAGGACATATGTTCAGCCGTCATGCGAAGCGGCATGCGTTGCTTCACACCCGTTTCCTGCGACAGTTTCATCAAGGCGGCACGCTGTACATATGTCCTCACGCCTTACAGAAGCCTAGCCGATCGGTCTGCGCCTTCAGCTTGACCTCTTGGGGCTTCATGGTAAAACTTCCATTCTGCGCTATCGCTACTCCGGCCGCACGCTCATCGCCTTTTCGAGCGCTTCCGCCTCCTCACGCGTGAGCTTGTAACTCGAGCGTCCCGCCTCGATGGGCTTGACGTAGCTGCGCGAGTCCTCACGAGCGAAGATACTGGAAAAAATCACGCCGTTGTTGTGCGAATCCAACATGGCAACGGCATAGCTGAGATCGCTTCCCATATCGGCAAAAGCGCTGAAACGCACGATACCAATGCGTGTCGTAGCCGTCTGCAGCAGCGCATCCAAGCGCCTGTTTTCCTCCTTGAGTTTTCGGCTTTGCTCAGCGACGCCCTTCATTTCCTTGATATGCGCGAGCAGCATACTTTCCAGATTCGCACCCTCGACCCCCCGCATCATCGCCTGATAGCGGCTCTTCATGCGCGATACGCTGTAAACCTGATAAATAGCCAAGACCAAAAGTACAATGACCAAAACCAAAAGAAAAATCACCAGGAACGTCTCATTGTTGCCCAAGAGTTCCGCCAGTTGTTTTGTATTCATCCCAATCATTTCTCCTCTATCCGCACGGAGAGGCTGCACGTCTCTCCCATCGTTTCTGCAGCTTTTGCCATGCCAAACAAAAGATGTTTCACGTGAAACATGATGCATCAGACCGTGAATCTTTCTCCTGCAGAAAACTGACGCAAGGCCGCTTTCTTGTCCTCCAGCAGCCGGCTCTTCTTCTCCAACAACGAATCAAGGATGCGATTCAAGTCTTCTTCCGAGGAAAAATCGATCTCTATGCGATTCTTCTTGCCTCGCGAACGAATGCGCACCTGCGTGCCAAAAAACATCTTGAGCTTGTCTTCCGCTTCCTGCAGGAAGATCTTTTCTGTCTCCTCAGGCGACTCTGCTTCCTTCGCTTCGGCTGTCTCTTCCGCATTTTTCTGCAGACGCTTCACAAGCTCTTCGGCCTGACGTGCCGAACATTCGCGCGCCATAATGATGTCTGCCGCCTCTCGCTGCAACGCAGCGTCTGTCAGGACGACGAGCGGCCTTGCCTGCCCCATGCTCAAACTGCCGTTTGCCAAGTATTCCTGCACATGTGCATCGAGCTTCAAGAGGCGCATCATATTCGTAATATGGGAACGGCTTCTTCCCACGCGCTCCGCCAAAGCTTCCTGTGTAAGCCCGAAATTCTGCAAAAGATTCCGGTAGGCGTTGGCCTCTTCAATCGCATTGAGATCCTCGCGCTGCAAATTTTCAATCAGCGCAATCTCCGTACTTGCCGCATCGCTCAAAGGACGGACAAGAGCCGGCACCGTTTCAAGACCGGCCAGTCTTGAAGCGCGAAAGCGACGCTCGCCCGCAACAAGCTCATATCCCTTTCCTGCCGGAAGCTGTCGCACGAGAATCGGCTGCAGCACGCCATGCTGCACGATGGATTCCTTCAACTCATCCAGAGCGCTCTCATCAAACTCATGACGAGGTTGATACCGATTGGCTTGTATCTCGTGCAATGGAATTTGCTGCACAGCGATACCATTCATTTCTTTTGGTATCACATCAATCGCTTCATCATCTTCTATGGCAACTTGACTCGCTCCCTCGTTTCCTTGTGGATTCGAGTTTTCTGCGCTTTCTTTTTCCGCTTCCTGAGGAGCTTCCATGCGCTTCTTTTCCTCAGCATTGGTATCAGATAATTGCGGAGATTCTTTCTGCGATACTTCGGGCGTTTTCAATTCTGTGGGAAAGAGTGCACCAAGCCCCTTGCCCAATGCCTGATGCTTCCTAGCTGTCACGCTCTATGACCTCCTTTGCCAGATCCATATAGACGATGGCTCCCTTGCAGTTTCTGTCATAGGCAATGACGGGCTGCCCATAGGACGGCGCCTCGCTCAAGCGCACGGTGCGCGGTATGACCGTCCGATACACCTTGCTGCCGAAATGCGTGCGCACCTCCTCAGCGACCTGAACCGAAAGATTGGTTCTTGAATCGAACATCGTCAGAAGAACGCCCTCGACTTCCAAGGCAGGATTCAGATTGGTCTGAACCAATGTCATCGTATTCATCAGCTGTGCCAAGCCCTCCAGAGCATAAAATTCGCATTGGATCGGCATCAAAACGGTATCTGCTGCTGTCAAGGCATTGAGCGTCAAGAGCCCCAAGGAAGGCGGGCAGTCGATCAAAATGAAGTCATACTGATCGCGTACGGCATCGACCGATCGCTTCAGACGATTCTCGCGTGAGATGGCAGCAACAAGCTCGATCTCCGCCCCCGCCAGTTCGATATTGGCCGGAAGAAGATCGACCTCGTAACCCGTATGAAGAACTGCCTTCTCTATAGCAAGGTTGTCAATCAAGACTTGATAGATGGTTATCGTTAAATCCGATTTATTGATACCAAATCCGCTCGTCGCATTGCCCTGCGGATCGGAGTCAATGAGCAGTACACGTTTGCCGAGCATGGCAAGACCGGCGCTCAAGTTTACCGATGTCGTCGTCTTTCCTACGCCGCCCTTTTGATTGGCGACTGCTATGATTTTCGCCACATTCTTTTCCTCCATAAGCTTTTCTTTTCCTATTATAGCATGATATACTGATGGGGGGAAGTATTCTGCCCCATGAATAACTTCGATGTTTCACGTGAAACATTGGCTAGGAAGAAGGAATCTTATGCCCGTTTACAATAGCGTTTTGCTTGATATTGATGCAAAGGAAACGCGTCGCTATGCAGGATTGAACAAGGCCAAGGATTTCGATGAAAAACTCATCGAAGAAGCCTGCTTGGAAGCGCGTCTTCTTGCCGAACCGCGCGGTATATGGCAGATGTATGACTATGATGCAGCCACACAGACGGTACTCGCCGATCCGCCCTTCACCATGAAAGGGAAGCTCATCGGCAAGCATCTCGCCAAAGCACAGAAGGTCATCGTACTGTCGGCGAGCGTCGGTGATGCCATCGAGGAGCATGTGACGAAATACTTCGCCGATGGACGCTACGCCTACTCCGTCATTCTTGATGCCGCCGCCACGGCAGCTGTCGAGCAGGTAGCCGACGCGATGGAAAAAGCCATCGAGCCAAAGGTTGCGAAGGAAGGCTATACGATGCGCTGGCGTTTCAGCCCCGGCTACGGCGATTGGCCGCTCGATCAGCAGCCCGAAATGGTACGTCTCGCCGAAAGTGAGAAAATCGGCGTACACCTCAGCGACGCCTCCATGCTCGTACCGCGCAAATCCATCACTGCCATCATCGGCCTCGTACCGCAGCAAAAAGAGAAGGAAGCGCATACGCCGAACGGCTGCGCTGCCTGCGATAAATTCGACTGCCCTTCGAGAAAAGTTCCTGTCGGCGAAAGCAAGAACTGAAGCATATAGCAGGGACAACATCTTATTGATACCAAACATTAAACAGGGCGAAAACCTATGATACCAAACTAAGGAGGATATTGATGATCCATATTTTTGACGGCGCGATGGGAACGATGCTGCAGGAAGGAGGCTTGAAGCCCGGCGGCTGCCCCGAGCTCATGAATCTCGAACAGCCCGATGTCGTGCAAAAGATCCACGAAGCCTATATCGAAGCCGGCGCGACGATGATCGAGACGAACACCTTCGGCGCTTCCGCTTTGAAGCTCGACCACTACGGTCTGGAAGACCGCGTGAAGGAAATCAATGAAGCAGCCGTAAAGATCGCACGCGAAGCTTCCAAAGGGCGCGCCAAGATCGTCGGCTCGTTAGGGCCTACGGGGCGCTTCATCGTCCCTCTCGGCGATCTCGAATTCGAGGACGCCTACCGAGCCTTCTACGAACAAGCGAAAGCGCTTGCCGATGCGGGCGCCGACTATCTGCTTTTTGAAACGTGCATTGACATACAGGAAATGCGTGCAGGCCTTCTGGCGGCAAAAGATGCGACAAGCCTTCCCATCATCTGCCAGCTCTCTTACAGCGAGGACGGGCGCACCGTCACGGGCACCGACCCGCAGACGGCCGCCATCACCTTGGAAGCGCTCGGTGCCGACATCATCGGCGTGAACTGCTCGCTCGGCCCCAAGGAGCTCGTCCCCATCGTCAAGACGCTGGCAGAGAACTGCTCCGTTCCCATCAGCGTGCTGCCCAACGCCGGTATGCCGCGATTGGAAAACGGCAGAACCATCTTCCCCATGGGGCCTGAGGAGTTCGCCTCGTGGGGCGCAAAACTCGTCGCTGCCGGTGCAACGTATCTCGGTGGCTGCTGCGGCACGACGCCCGCGCATATCAAAGCGCTCGCCGCTGCTGTCAAGGACTTGCCTCTCACCGAGCGCAAGAGCCCGGACAATCGCCTGCGTCTCACGAGCCGCAGCAAGACCGTCATCATCGACAAAGATCTCGCGACCACGCTGATCGGCGAGCGCATCAATCCGACGGGACGCAAGAAACTCGCCGAAGAAATCAAGAATGGTTCGCTCTTCTCCGTCAAGCGCGAGGCCATCGATCAGGTGCGTGCGGGAGCGCGCCTTCTCGATGTCAACATGGGCGTCGGCGGCATCGATCAAGTCAAGGCAATGCACGATGCCATTCGCGAGGTGTCCCAAATCACCGATGCACCTCTTGCGATTGATACCAGTGATACCAAAACATTGGAAGCCGGACTCCGAGCATATCCGGGACGCGCTCTCATCAATTCCGTCAGCGCCGAAAAAGAGCGCATCGAAGAGTTCCTTCCATTGGCGAAGAAGTACGGCGCGGCCATCCTCTGCCTGCCCATCACAGAGGACGGCGTGCCGAAGACAGCGGAAGATCGCATCAATGTCATCAACGGTATCATCAAAGAGGCGAAGAAGAATGGTCTCAAAGATGGGGACTTCCTGCTCGACGCCCTCGTCATGACCATATCGGCCGATCAGAATGCCTGCCTCGAAGTATTGAATACCTTGCGCCTCTACCGCAAGCATTTCGGCTATCCGGCAACGATGGGGCTTTCCAACATCTCTTTTGGACTGCCGAACCGTCCTCTGATCAACAGCACCTTCTTCGCCATGTGCCTTGCCGCAGGACTCGACGCGCCGATCATGAATCCCTATGACGAGAAGATGCAGGAAGCCCTGATGGCGAGCGCAGCGCTCTTAGGAAAAGATCCGCGCGGCATCGACTTCAGCCGCAACGAAGTGAACCTCAAGACGCCAAAGAAGGCAGCTGAGGCTAAACCTATAGAAGGCGATGTTCTCGCTGCCATCAAGCAAGCGGTCATCGACGGCGCTTCTGAAAGCATCGCCATGCTGACCGAACGGGCGATACGCGAAGGTCATTCTTCGAATGAAATCACAGAGAAAGCTCTGACGGCCGCCATGAACGATATCGGCATCGACTTTGGAGCAGGACGCGTCTTTCTGCCGCAAGTTCTTCTATCTGCCGAAGCAATGCGCGCTTCCTTCCAGAAAATCAAGGAACTTCTGCCCGCACAGCAGGAGGCGGACAAAGGAACGGTCGTCATGGCGACGGTTAAAGGGGATGTGCATGATCTCGGCAAAAACATTGTCTCCGCGCTCCTCTCGAACAGCGGCTTTAAGCTCATCGACCTCGGCAAGGATGTCGATGCTGATACCATTGTGCGCACGGCGCTCGAAAAGGAAGCCGACATCGTAGGTTTGAGCGCCTTGATGACAACGACCATGACGCAGATCGACAAGGTCATCAAGAAACTGCGTGAAGCCGGATCAGAGGCAAGAGTCATCGTTGGCGGTGCCGCCGTGACCGAAGACTACGCCACAAGCGCAGGAGCCGACGCCTATGCCAACGATGGCGTCAGTGCAGTCAAGATTGCCAAAGACTTCGTCGGCGAATAAGGCGAGCATGTTTCACGTGAAACATGCAGCTATGGAAAAAGCACGATGTTCCCGAACAATCAATTGCAACAAAGGTGATGTTTCACGTGAAACATCGAATACAAAAGAAGAAGCCTCCCGCAAAGGAGGCTTCTTCTTTTGTATTTATGCCAAAACCTTGGCAAGGCGCATGTATTCGGGATCGAGCTTCTTCTTGTTCGTCACGGCATCGTGCAAGTCGATGGCGACGACATTGCCGCGATGGAAGCCAAAGACGACGTTGGAAAGACCCGAGAGAATCGCCAGAGCCGCTTTCTCACCAAGCTGGCTCGCCTTCACGCGGTCGATGACGGACGGCGTACCGCCACGCTGAATATGTCCGAGAACCGAAACGCGCGTCTCGATATCCGTATGCTCGGCGATGAAATTGCCAACCTCAATGCCGCTTCCTGCCCCCTCGGCAACGACGACGAGAATGTAGCGCTTGCCCTTCTTATAAGCTTCCTTGATCTCGTTGCTGATTTCTTCGAGATCGAAGTCCTCTTCGGGCACGAGGATGTATTCCGCGCCGCCCGAAATGCCGCTCATCAGCGCGAGCCAACCGCAATGTCTTCCCATGACCTCAAGGACAACGACGCGCCGATGCGCCGAAGCCGTATCGCGCAGCTTGTTGATGGCATCGATGATCGTATTCGCTGCCGTATCGCTGCCGATCGTATAGTCTGTACCCCAGACGTCATTGTCAATCGTTCCCGGCAGTCCCACGATGGGAATGCCGTGTTCTTCGCTCAAGAGCGACGCGCCGCGCAAACTGCCGTCGCCGCCGATGATGACGAGTCCTTCGATGCCCTTCGCCTTGAGCTTCTCATACGCCTCTGCACGACCTTCAGGCGTCATGAAACGATGGCAACGAGCCGTGCCGAGGAACGTGCCGCCTCGCTGAATGATGTCGCCGACATCCTTTCGCTCCATCTTGAACATCTCACCGTCCAAGATACCGCGATATCCGTTATGTATGCCCCACACTTCTGCACCTTCAAAGAGCGCCGTGCGCACGACGGCGCGAGTCGTCGCATTCATGCCGGGGCTGTCGCCGCCGCTCGTCAAGACGCCGATACAATTCAACATCGTAAAATCCCTCCCATACCCATGGCGAAGAAGCCTCGCTCCCTCGATCAAAGTGAAACCTTTTCTACATCATACCACATTAGAGCTAGGAAATAAACGTACTTGACAAAAAAGAAAGGGAATGGTACATTGAAAATAAGCTGCATAACTGACGGAAGTGGATGACCACAAGGGAGTGCAGCAGGAAAAGCCGACCGTCTGGGCAGCCGCAATGGTTCACTATGCCCGCGGTCTTTTTTGATTTCACTACAACTCACACAAAGGAGAGAAGCTGATGAAAGAACTCGAATTGAAATACGGCTGCAATCCGAACCAGAAACCCTCTCGCGTTTATATGGAAAGCGGCGACCTTCCGTTCAAGGTATTGAACGGAAAGCCCGGCTACATCAATCTGCTCGACGCCATGAACAGCTGGCAGCTCGTGCACGAACTCAAGGAAGCGACCAGCCTTCCTGCAGCGGCATCCTTCAAGCATGTGAGCCCTGCAGGCGCCGCCGTCGCCGTCCCCCTGTCCGATGCGCTGAAGCAGGCATACTTTGTCGAAGGAATCGAATTGTCGCCCGTTGCGACCGCCTACATCCGTGCGCGCGGTGCCGACCGCATGTCGTCGTACGGTGATTTCGTCGCTCTCTCCGACCCGTGCGACGCCCAGACGGCTTCCTTCCTGCAGCGCGAGGTCTCCGACGGCATCATCGCGCCCGCCTATTCCGAGGCTGCCTTGGAGATTCTCAAGACGAAGCGCAAGGGAAGCTACCTCGTCATACAGATGGAGCCTTCCTATGTTCCTGCAGAGAAGGAAACGAAAACCGTCTTCGGCGTAACCTTCGAGCAGAAGCGCAACGATGTCGCCATCACCGAAGACTGCCTGAAGGATGTCGTCACGAAAAATAAGGATCTGCCCGACGACGCCAAACGCGACCTCCTGCTCTCCCTCATCACCTTGAAGTACACCCAGTCCAACTCCGTCTGCTATGCCAAGGACGGGCAGGCGATTGGTATCGGCGCCGGCCAGCAGTCACGCGTCCATTGCACGCGTCTCGCGGGAAACAAGGCCGATATTTGGTATCTGAGGCAGAGTCCGCAGGTCCTCTCGCTTCCCTTCAAGAGCGATGTGCGCCGTCCCGACCGCGACAATGCCATCGACGTCTACCTGTCCAATGAATGCATGGATCTCCTCGGAACGGACGAATGGAAGCGCATCTTCACGGAGAAACCTCCTGTATTCCTGCCCGAAGAGAAAGCCAAGTGGCTCAAGACGGCGACGGGCGTCGCACTCGGTTCGGACGCTTTCTTCCCCTTCGGTGACAACATCGAACGCGCACATAAGAGCGGCGTTTCCTATGTTGCCCAGAGCGGCGGATCGATTCGCGATGACAATGTCATTGAGACGGCGGATAAGTACGGCATGTTCATGGCGATGACGCATATCCGTCTCTTCCATCATTGATACCGATACGAACCAAAACATAAGAAAAAGGCTGTTGCATCATGCAGCAGCCTTTTCTTATGCCATCTATGGAGTTTTCCGCAGTTTATCCACATTTTTATCCACATACGAACCAATTCATGGCGTATTCTGTGGATAAGTCCGTATTGAATCCACAACTTTTCCACAAAGCTCAGAGTCCAATATTCAGCATATCAAGAACGTCCGATGCGGAAGGCATCGCCACGCCGCCAATGCTCGAAGAACTTTTCGCCTTTTTCACAACAGCATGGTATACGTCATCCTCGACGCTGCCCGGCACGAGATTTTCCCAATTCTGCGAGCTGTAAGGACGCTCCTTGATGGCGTTCGACGGCCTGCCTGTGACCTCCAACTCGCAGAGGAACTGGATCTGCTTGCTCTTTGGATTGAGGTAATAATGCTCCAAATAGTACTTCCCCGCCTTGGCGTCTTCATCATCGGAGAAACTGTTCGGCTTGAGCTTCACCCAGACGTCGATCATGCGATCCTGACGGTTCGGGATAGGAACATTGCGCACGCTTCGCATGTCCATATAGTAAATGAACGATTCGTCGCGGAAAATTTCCTGGAAGCGATCCTTCTCCTTACTCTTCTTGTTCTTCGTCTTGACAGCGTCCTTGCTTTCCTGCGCCGACGCTTCCGTCTTTTTTCCCTGCAAGGGAATTTTTGATTCATCGGCTTTCTTCTGTACGGACGGCTTCATCTCTTCTTTCTTCTTATTCAAGACAAGCGGCTTCTGCCCTTCCTCCCTCTTCTGCGGAGCGGGCGTCACCGACGCTTTGGATGCCTCTTCCATGGCCTTCTTAGTGTCGCTGTTCTCTGCTTTTTTATCTTCCTTTTTTACGGAGGTTTCCGCTTTCTTCTCCTGGAAGCCCTTTACCTCTTTCTTCTTTTCATCCTTCGCATTGCCATGCTCCTTAGCGTTTTCCGCCTTCTTTTCCTGCTTTCTGTCGGAATCTGCTGCTTTTTCTTGTGCAGCAAGATCCTCCATACCGACATTGATGATATATGCCGAAGCTGTCGATCCAAACGTCAGACTGCCTGCTAAAAACGTCATGGCTAGAGCAGCTGCCACCTTCTTCTTCCACACCTTAGAGCACCATCCTTTCAGAATCCTTCTCTTCTTATATCGTCTTTTTTCCTGTGTATCTTTAACGGCAACTCAAAGCAATGGTTCTTTCGCCGGCTTGCCTGCCTTGCGCGGATACGCTTTCGGCGTAGTCCTCTCCTTCTTTATGACGAGAACTGCACGCTTGTCCGAAAGGCCGGGCAAGGCGACGGGAATCGACTCTATCGCCCTCCCGCCGAGAATCTTGACGGCTCTTTCCGCCTCTTTTGCTTCCTCTTCCGAGTGAAGCCCCTTGAGGGCGATCGCTGTGCCGCCGATGCGCACGAAGGGCAGAAGATACTCGGCAAGGACGGGCAGACGCGCCACGGCGCGAGAGGCGGCGATATCGAAGCGCTCGCGCAAAGCGCTTTGCCGCGCCGCTTCCTCCGCGCGTCCATGCAGGCACTCTGCGCCTTCCAAGCCCAGCGCCTCGACAACGGTTTCGAGAAAATGCACGCGCTTCTTCAAGGAATCGAGAAGGGTCAGCTTCAAATCGGGACGGACGATCTTCAGAGGAATGCCGGGAAATCCCGCACCCGTTCCGACATCGATCAGACGCAGGGAATCCCTTTCCTCGATACCTCGAAGCGCCGTCAGGGAATCAACGATATGCTTGACGGCAACTTCCCGCGGTTCAGTAATCGCCGTGAGGTTCATCTTCGCGTTCCATTCGATGATCAAACGATAGTAGATGCCGAACTTCTCAATCTGCTTTGCATCGAGCGGCAGTCCATAGAGAGCAGACGCTCTTTCCAACTCCTGCTCAAACATCGTCTTCTCTCCTCCTGCGGCGCTCCTGCTCCAGCCAGATCAATAAGACCGATATATCCGCAGGCGACACGCCCGATATGCGGCTCGCCTGTCCCACAGAAAGCGGACGGACGGCAGCGAGCTTCTCTCGCGCCTCGTCCCTTAGGCTCGGCACGAGAGCGTAGTCGAGATCGACGGGCAAGCGACGAGACTCCAGATGTTCCAAGCGCTCGACCTGTTCCTGCTGCTTCTTGATGTACCCTTCATAGCGAATGGCGATTTCCAGCTGCTCCTCGACCTCGGGCGCAAGGCGCTCCAAGCCGAAGAGCGAAGCCAACTTCGCATAATCCATCTCCGGACGGCGCAAAAAATCGGCAAGCGACGTTGACGTGCGTATGGGCGCAAGTCCCGCCGATTCAAGACGAGCAAGATTTTCAACCGATGGATGAAGGACAGTATTCTCAAGCGTCTTCCTCGCCTCGATGATACCATTCTTCTTTTTCAGGAACTTCTGCCATCGATCCTCTTTGACAAGACCGATGGCGCGTCCCTTTTCCGTCAGGCGCAAATCAGCATTGTCCTGGCGAAGCAGCAGGCGATATTCGGCGCGAGACGTCATCATGCGGTACGGCTCCTCCGTCCCCTTCGTCACGAGATCGTCGATGAGAACGCCGATATAGGCCTCTGCGCGACTCAAGACGAAAGGAGCTTTGCCGCGGATATAATGCACGGCGTTGATGCCCGCCATCAACCCCTGCGCCGCCGCTTCCTCGTAACCCGACGTGCCGTTCGACTGTCCCGCCGAGAAAAGTCCGCGAATCTTCTTGAACATAAGACTTGGCAGAAGCTGCAGCGGATCGATGCAGTCATACTCGATCGCGTAGCCCGGGCGCATGATGCGCGCCTTCTCCAAGCCCGGAATCGTGTGCAGGAAAGCCTCCTGCACATCGACGGGAAGGCTCGTCGACATGCCTTGCACATAGACTTCCTCTGTATGCCATCCTTCCGGCTCCAAGAAGAGCTGGTGGCGATCCTTGTCGGGGAAGCGGAGGATCTTCGACTCGATGGACGGACAATAGCGCGGGCCGATCCCTTCGATGATACCATTCGCCATCGGCGCCCGATCGATATTCGCACGAATGATCTCATGCGTCTTCTCATTCGTATA is from Selenomonas sputigena ATCC 35185 and encodes:
- a CDS encoding M23 family metallopeptidase — translated: MSTKWTFVRVVCSMEEGSSVQFGDGLLHKENGFTIKIVPDVSDTIHTIHLSAKMAKIGIISFFVVLLISCVTLSYSLYTTFFVKSDDTELEKMRQISNMQQEQLLQLSKKADGLQQELDELTQMENDLRRMSGTVAAPDTAGAPADGADAAAGAQDGQGGPITKLQAENVDAALENIEKRVAVRRASLQQLKQVLEAQQQEMAALLPYGNTPYALTGVSVTIPSIWPARGEVSSPFGLRWNGSDFHPGIDIANDFGTPIVATADGVVTDAGWNAGGYGNKVDIDHGNGIMTRYGHAQSIVVRTGQHVRRGQIIAYMGSTGFSTGPHVHYEVRIHGEPVNPAPYL
- a CDS encoding DUF4446 family protein — its product is MNTKQLAELLGNNETFLVIFLLVLVIVLLVLAIYQVYSVSRMKSRYQAMMRGVEGANLESMLLAHIKEMKGVAEQSRKLKEENRRLDALLQTATTRIGIVRFSAFADMGSDLSYAVAMLDSHNNGVIFSSIFAREDSRSYVKPIEAGRSSYKLTREEAEALEKAMSVRPE
- a CDS encoding ParB/RepB/Spo0J family partition protein, whose product is MTARKHQALGKGLGALFPTELKTPEVSQKESPQLSDTNAEEKKRMEAPQEAEKESAENSNPQGNEGASQVAIEDDEAIDVIPKEMNGIAVQQIPLHEIQANRYQPRHEFDESALDELKESIVQHGVLQPILVRQLPAGKGYELVAGERRFRASRLAGLETVPALVRPLSDAASTEIALIENLQREDLNAIEEANAYRNLLQNFGLTQEALAERVGRSRSHITNMMRLLKLDAHVQEYLANGSLSMGQARPLVVLTDAALQREAADIIMARECSARQAEELVKRLQKNAEETAEAKEAESPEETEKIFLQEAEDKLKMFFGTQVRIRSRGKKNRIEIDFSSEEDLNRILDSLLEKKSRLLEDKKAALRQFSAGERFTV
- a CDS encoding ParA family protein; amino-acid sequence: MEEKNVAKIIAVANQKGGVGKTTTSVNLSAGLAMLGKRVLLIDSDPQGNATSGFGINKSDLTITIYQVLIDNLAIEKAVLHTGYEVDLLPANIELAGAEIELVAAISRENRLKRSVDAVRDQYDFILIDCPPSLGLLTLNALTAADTVLMPIQCEFYALEGLAQLMNTMTLVQTNLNPALEVEGVLLTMFDSRTNLSVQVAEEVRTHFGSKVYRTVIPRTVRLSEAPSYGQPVIAYDRNCKGAIVYMDLAKEVIERDS
- a CDS encoding homocysteine S-methyltransferase family protein, yielding MIHIFDGAMGTMLQEGGLKPGGCPELMNLEQPDVVQKIHEAYIEAGATMIETNTFGASALKLDHYGLEDRVKEINEAAVKIAREASKGRAKIVGSLGPTGRFIVPLGDLEFEDAYRAFYEQAKALADAGADYLLFETCIDIQEMRAGLLAAKDATSLPIICQLSYSEDGRTVTGTDPQTAAITLEALGADIIGVNCSLGPKELVPIVKTLAENCSVPISVLPNAGMPRLENGRTIFPMGPEEFASWGAKLVAAGATYLGGCCGTTPAHIKALAAAVKDLPLTERKSPDNRLRLTSRSKTVIIDKDLATTLIGERINPTGRKKLAEEIKNGSLFSVKREAIDQVRAGARLLDVNMGVGGIDQVKAMHDAIREVSQITDAPLAIDTSDTKTLEAGLRAYPGRALINSVSAEKERIEEFLPLAKKYGAAILCLPITEDGVPKTAEDRINVINGIIKEAKKNGLKDGDFLLDALVMTISADQNACLEVLNTLRLYRKHFGYPATMGLSNISFGLPNRPLINSTFFAMCLAAGLDAPIMNPYDEKMQEALMASAALLGKDPRGIDFSRNEVNLKTPKKAAEAKPIEGDVLAAIKQAVIDGASESIAMLTERAIREGHSSNEITEKALTAAMNDIGIDFGAGRVFLPQVLLSAEAMRASFQKIKELLPAQQEADKGTVVMATVKGDVHDLGKNIVSALLSNSGFKLIDLGKDVDADTIVRTALEKEADIVGLSALMTTTMTQIDKVIKKLREAGSEARVIVGGAAVTEDYATSAGADAYANDGVSAVKIAKDFVGE
- the pfkA gene encoding 6-phosphofructokinase, which produces MLNCIGVLTSGGDSPGMNATTRAVVRTALFEGAEVWGIHNGYRGILDGEMFKMERKDVGDIIQRGGTFLGTARCHRFMTPEGRAEAYEKLKAKGIEGLVIIGGDGSLRGASLLSEEHGIPIVGLPGTIDNDVWGTDYTIGSDTAANTIIDAINKLRDTASAHRRVVVLEVMGRHCGWLALMSGISGGAEYILVPEEDFDLEEISNEIKEAYKKGKRYILVVVAEGAGSGIEVGNFIAEHTDIETRVSVLGHIQRGGTPSVIDRVKASQLGEKAALAILSGLSNVVFGFHRGNVVAIDLHDAVTNKKKLDPEYMRLAKVLA
- a CDS encoding phosphoribosylaminoimidazolecarboxamide formyltransferase, giving the protein MKELELKYGCNPNQKPSRVYMESGDLPFKVLNGKPGYINLLDAMNSWQLVHELKEATSLPAAASFKHVSPAGAAVAVPLSDALKQAYFVEGIELSPVATAYIRARGADRMSSYGDFVALSDPCDAQTASFLQREVSDGIIAPAYSEAALEILKTKRKGSYLVIQMEPSYVPAEKETKTVFGVTFEQKRNDVAITEDCLKDVVTKNKDLPDDAKRDLLLSLITLKYTQSNSVCYAKDGQAIGIGAGQQSRVHCTRLAGNKADIWYLRQSPQVLSLPFKSDVRRPDRDNAIDVYLSNECMDLLGTDEWKRIFTEKPPVFLPEEKAKWLKTATGVALGSDAFFPFGDNIERAHKSGVSYVAQSGGSIRDDNVIETADKYGMFMAMTHIRLFHH
- a CDS encoding head-tail adaptor protein, translating into MTFLAGSLTFGSTASAYIINVGMEDLAAQEKAADSDRKQEKKAENAKEHGNAKDEKKKEVKGFQEKKAETSVKKEDKKAENSDTKKAMEEASKASVTPAPQKREEGQKPLVLNKKKEEMKPSVQKKADESKIPLQGKKTEASAQESKDAVKTKNKKSKEKDRFQEIFRDESFIYYMDMRSVRNVPIPNRQDRMIDVWVKLKPNSFSDDEDAKAGKYYLEHYYLNPKSKQIQFLCELEVTGRPSNAIKERPYSSQNWENLVPGSVEDDVYHAVVKKAKSSSSIGGVAMPSASDVLDMLNIGL